A stretch of the Candidatus Binatia bacterium genome encodes the following:
- a CDS encoding VWA domain-containing protein, producing the protein MRHNCDIPGKRLIGILTVALLFPGACTQKMEAPVPPAKAPSQSQGSSPPVTELKESAPIGRAETTKDAQSSPATPTAEQFNRRELPASRSGAAALHSYPYGPPPHYPYPRFIPQGVDRFPEKDPTGVLSVAEHPVSTFSVDVDSASYAFVRRSLTGGQMPPREAVRVEEMVNYFPYSYPAPQDRTQPFHVTTTMMPSPWSEDNQLLHIAIRGYDIARADRPRANVVLLIDTSGSMQPGDRLPLLQQGFRLFAQQLRDDDRVAIVTYAGEARTALEPMAGREKHKIIEVIDNLRAGGSTAGGEGLQRAYALAERHFDKQAVNRVILATDGDFNVGITDPKELERFIVAKRKTGIYLSIFGVGVGNLNDALMQRLAQAGNGNAAHIDSLLEARKAMSEELSSTIFPIADDVKIQVEFNPALVSEYRLIGYETRMLRREDFKDDKVDAGDIGAGHTVTAIYEITPAGAKQRRVDPLRYQTERDRVAPSTPGRGDELAFVKLRYKLPREATSRLIEQPVRAGAALKLDQAPAEQRFAVAVAAFAQRLRGESAVDSFTYAGIAALANAARGADPEGYRAEFVRLVRMAETLGAVAQR; encoded by the coding sequence ATGCGGCACAACTGCGATATCCCAGGCAAGCGGCTGATCGGCATTCTCACGGTGGCGCTGCTCTTTCCGGGCGCCTGTACGCAAAAGATGGAGGCGCCGGTGCCGCCGGCGAAAGCCCCGTCGCAGTCACAAGGAAGCTCGCCGCCTGTGACGGAACTGAAGGAAAGCGCTCCGATCGGACGGGCAGAAACCACCAAAGACGCGCAGTCCTCGCCGGCAACGCCGACGGCCGAGCAATTTAATCGGCGCGAACTGCCAGCCTCCAGGTCGGGCGCGGCGGCGCTTCATTCCTATCCTTATGGGCCGCCGCCTCATTATCCATATCCGCGGTTTATCCCGCAGGGCGTCGATCGTTTCCCCGAGAAAGATCCGACCGGCGTGCTCAGCGTCGCAGAGCATCCGGTGTCTACATTTAGCGTCGACGTGGACAGCGCATCCTATGCATTTGTCCGCCGCAGCCTCACCGGCGGCCAAATGCCGCCGCGCGAGGCGGTGCGGGTCGAGGAAATGGTCAATTATTTTCCTTACTCCTACCCGGCACCTCAGGACCGAACACAGCCGTTCCACGTGACCACAACGATGATGCCGAGCCCATGGAGCGAAGACAACCAGCTTCTCCATATCGCCATTCGCGGCTATGACATCGCGCGCGCCGACCGACCGCGCGCCAACGTCGTGCTGTTGATCGACACCTCCGGCTCGATGCAGCCGGGCGACCGGCTGCCGCTGCTGCAGCAAGGCTTTCGGCTGTTCGCGCAGCAATTGCGCGACGACGACCGGGTCGCCATCGTGACTTACGCCGGCGAGGCGCGGACAGCGCTCGAGCCGATGGCGGGACGCGAGAAGCACAAGATTATCGAAGTTATCGATAATCTGCGGGCCGGCGGCTCGACCGCCGGAGGCGAAGGCTTGCAGCGCGCCTATGCGCTGGCCGAGCGACATTTCGACAAGCAGGCGGTAAACCGCGTCATTCTCGCCACCGATGGCGACTTCAACGTCGGCATCACCGATCCTAAAGAACTCGAGCGCTTCATCGTCGCAAAGCGCAAAACGGGAATCTATCTCTCGATCTTCGGCGTGGGCGTCGGCAACTTGAACGACGCGCTGATGCAGCGGCTGGCGCAGGCCGGCAACGGCAACGCGGCCCACATCGATTCGCTCCTCGAGGCGCGCAAAGCGATGAGCGAAGAACTCTCATCCACCATATTTCCGATCGCCGACGACGTGAAGATCCAGGTCGAATTCAATCCGGCACTAGTCTCGGAATATCGGCTGATCGGCTACGAAACGCGGATGCTCCGGCGCGAGGACTTCAAAGACGATAAGGTGGATGCCGGCGACATCGGCGCGGGCCATACGGTCACGGCCATCTATGAGATCACGCCGGCCGGCGCCAAGCAGCGCCGGGTCGATCCGCTCCGCTATCAGACCGAACGCGATCGAGTCGCGCCGTCCACGCCCGGCCGCGGCGACGAGCTCGCCTTCGTCAAGCTGCGCTACAAGCTGCCGCGCGAAGCGACGAGCCGGCTCATCGAACAGCCGGTGCGCGCCGGCGCAGCGCTCAAGCTCGATCAAGCCCCCGCCGAGCAGCGCTTCGCCGTCGCCGTCGCCGCCTTCGCCCAGCGGCTCCGCGGCGAGAGCGCCGTCGATAGCTTCACCTACGCCGGGATCGCCGCGCTGGCAAACGCCGCGCGCGGCGCGGACCCGGAAGGCTACCGCGCCGAGTTCGTCCGCCTCGTGCGCATGGCCGAGACGCTCGGCGCCGTGGCGCAGCGGTGA
- a CDS encoding GMC family oxidoreductase — MAPSQLAGARTDERAGRKQTACFIWVNDTTTMFIDARHVPEGGTAQADLCVIGAGAAGISLAMEFVDTPLRVILLESGGLMADSDGHGIYQVVPDSNPHLSVDPSRTWYFGGNTNHWAGNCRPLDEADFEPRDWVRNSGWPIRKHHLLQYYERAQAMCGLSDFRCYDLDTCRPHLNHPPLDVDPSLLTTKVLHTCPVPSFADLYRERLETADNVRVWLGTSARRLKTNAGGDHVRIVETVGADGRRSHIEADVFVLAAGGVENPRLLLCSNDADPNGLANAHDLVGRFFMEHWYVDIPLGRWRGAVEDLDFYGGRQPVGGATVWGQIMLSEELMRKKRLLGLSLWFPSTTPAPLSVCSAQRVMASLRGRARLTQPFTDIRLALSDPGEVARHALRKLSRRGKNPQPREVYSLRVQLEQTPNPENRIRLSPGRDRHGEPRAELLLRLADEDWRSHARSLRIAAAELGLNGRRLTRQIRLMLRAGRNGFFWHHMGTTRMHGDPTQGVVDANCRVHGVSNLFVAGSSVFPTGGTAPPTLTIVALALRLAEHLRQSRGMPGRSADLSR; from the coding sequence ATGGCGCCCAGCCAGCTCGCCGGCGCCCGGACCGATGAGCGGGCCGGACGCAAACAGACTGCCTGTTTCATATGGGTCAATGATACAACGACGATGTTCATAGATGCCCGACACGTTCCCGAGGGCGGCACTGCACAGGCCGACCTCTGCGTAATTGGGGCTGGTGCCGCAGGAATTTCGCTCGCGATGGAGTTCGTCGACACGCCACTCCGGGTCATACTGCTCGAGAGCGGCGGGCTGATGGCCGACAGCGACGGACACGGAATCTATCAGGTCGTCCCTGACTCGAACCCGCATCTCTCCGTCGACCCATCGCGGACTTGGTATTTTGGCGGGAATACAAATCACTGGGCCGGAAACTGCCGTCCTCTGGACGAAGCTGACTTTGAGCCGCGCGACTGGGTCCGAAACAGCGGCTGGCCCATCCGCAAACATCATCTGCTGCAATATTACGAGCGCGCCCAGGCCATGTGTGGCCTGAGCGATTTTCGCTGCTACGACCTCGATACGTGCCGCCCCCACCTGAACCATCCGCCCCTTGACGTCGATCCATCCCTGCTCACCACAAAAGTTTTGCACACTTGCCCGGTGCCGAGTTTTGCCGACCTCTATCGCGAGCGCCTCGAAACAGCGGATAACGTCCGGGTCTGGCTCGGCACCAGCGCGCGGCGCCTGAAGACAAACGCCGGTGGCGACCACGTGCGTATCGTTGAGACTGTCGGGGCCGACGGGCGCCGGTCGCACATCGAAGCCGACGTGTTCGTCCTAGCTGCCGGCGGCGTCGAGAACCCCCGGCTTCTCCTCTGCTCGAACGACGCGGACCCGAATGGACTGGCAAACGCCCACGATTTGGTTGGCCGCTTCTTCATGGAGCACTGGTACGTCGACATCCCGCTCGGCCGCTGGAGGGGCGCCGTTGAAGACCTCGATTTCTACGGAGGCCGCCAACCGGTGGGAGGCGCTACCGTCTGGGGTCAGATTATGTTGTCCGAGGAGCTGATGCGAAAAAAGCGCCTGCTAGGCCTGAGCCTGTGGTTTCCCAGCACCACGCCTGCGCCGCTGAGCGTGTGCTCGGCGCAAAGGGTAATGGCAAGTTTACGCGGCCGGGCGCGACTCACGCAACCGTTCACGGACATCCGGCTCGCGCTCAGCGATCCCGGCGAGGTGGCAAGACACGCGCTGAGAAAGCTGAGCCGTCGAGGCAAGAACCCGCAGCCGCGCGAGGTCTACTCGCTGAGGGTGCAGCTCGAGCAGACACCCAATCCCGAGAATCGGATCCGGTTATCGCCGGGACGCGATCGTCACGGTGAGCCGCGTGCAGAGCTGCTCCTCAGGCTCGCGGATGAGGACTGGCGAAGCCACGCCAGATCTCTGAGGATCGCAGCGGCCGAGCTTGGGCTGAACGGCCGGCGCCTCACCAGGCAGATACGGCTGATGCTCCGCGCCGGGCGGAACGGTTTCTTCTGGCATCACATGGGAACCACCCGTATGCACGGCGACCCCACTCAGGGAGTGGTCGACGCGAACTGTCGCGTGCACGGCGTGTCGAATCTGTTCGTCGCCGGCAGCTCGGTCTTCCCGACGGGAGGGACCGCACCCCCCA